The genomic DNA TCTCCGCTATGCCAGCAGCCTGGACAAGGTTTTATATTTCACTGCAGCCATGAGATGCACTACCACATTCGGCCCGGATTGCATGTGGCTTTTGCCGGAAAATTGGCCTATTCGGTCCGCACAGAACAGGGGGAACCATGCGACAAATTCCGGTTTTACTATTTGCACTCATACTGTCGGGATGCATCCAGGCCGGGGAAGGCGATCCTCTGAGCTGGTATGCCAGCCAGGATGGACGCGCACCCAGAGGAACATCGGTCTATGTCTGCCACGGGACCGGTTGCGCCAGAAAAGAGCGGGTTGATTTTACACCGCACGACATGCAGCAACTGAAGACAATTCTGGCATCAGGAGCATCTTCTCCAGAGCAGGAACGCTCCGCCATGAGCCGCGCAGTACAATGGTTTGAAAAGCGCATTGCGCGCCAGGTCGGGTCCGGCAATGATGTTGGCGGATTTGATTTGTCGACAGTTAACAAGCCGGGTCAGATGGATTGTATTGACGAGGCGACCAACACCACCAGCCTTTTGAAACTTGCTGCCGACAGTGGCTACCTGATGCATCATCGAATCGGGCGGCCCAAGGCGCGCGGCTTTTTCCTCGACGGGCGCTATCCGCACGCAACAGCTGTCATCATCCAAGCAACAAACAGTGAAGCCTTTGCGGTTGATTCCTGGGTCCGCGACAATGGCAAGCCACCGGTCATCATGCCTCTGAAAGCCTGGTACAAAGAGCGACCGCAGGGCCTGCGTCTTTAGACCATTTCAAATTGACACGGGTTCATTCGCCCAGCCTGTCACATTCCTGTAATTCGATACTGTCAATCCTCAAATGTTGTCAACACAAATGGGGGCTCCCATGCATCAGACGTTCAAATTCGCAATGCTTGCCGCATTACTCACCGGTCTGTCACCAACAGCCGCGCTCGCCGAGGCAGTATTCAACCGGATTTCAAGTTTTCCGGTCAACACCAACATACCGCCCAATATGGATCCCAAAACGGAATCCTCCGCAGAAATCATCTCGGCGACAGCCGATGAAAACATGCTGATTTATTCAGACAGTCCACTCAGTGGAATCGGTCTGGTCGATATTTCCGATGCATCTGCTCCAAAGGCAGCGGGTTTTGTGCCTGTGGATGGTGAGCCAACCTCTGTTTCGGTGGCAGGAAATTATGCCTTGATCGGTGTCAACACCTCTGACAGTTACACCACACCGAGTGGCAAATTAGCGGTTCTCAATATTGCCACCGGAACCATTGAGTTGTCCTGCGAACTGACCGGTCAACCGGATTCCATTGCCATCTCCCCGGATAAATCATTCCTAGCAATCGCGATCGAAAACGAACGCGATGAAGACCTGAATGACGGTATCATTCCACAATTGCCTGCAGGCAATGTCATGTTGTTCTCCCTGACCAGCGGTTTGCCTGACTGCGACAGCAGGCGCATTGTCGATCTGTCCGGACTGGCGGATATTGCAGGCAGCGACCCTGAGCCTGAATTTGTCGATATCAATTCCCTCAACGAAATTGTCGTCACGATGCAGGAAAATAACCACATTGCTGTCATTGACAGCATGACAGCGCAGGTAAAATCGCATTTTTCGGCGGCCACAGTCGATCTTCGGAATATCGACATTGAGGAAGAGGGCGCTCTGACTTTTGACGGCACGCTCTTGGCAGTGCGCCGCGAACCAGATGCGGTTCAGTGGCTCGATGACGAGCGCTTTGTCACTGCAAATGAAGGCGACTATCAGGGCGGTTCGCGGAGCTTCACGATTTTCAGCAAAACGGGCGAGGTTCTCTATGAATCCGGTCTTGATTTTGAATACCGTGTCGCAATGGCCGGCCATTATCCGGAAAAGCGTTCCGCCAACAAGGGCGCAGAGCCGGAAGGACTGGAAGTCGCTTCCTATAATGGCGAAACATTTATTTTCGTCCTTTCGGAACGCGGTTCTGTAATCGGTGTGTATCGCGACACCGGGTCTGTCCCGGAATTTGTTCAGTTGCTACCAACGGGCCTGGCACCGGAAGGGGCGATTGCACTGCCGCGCCGCAACCTGCTGGCAGTGGCAAATGAAGCCGATCTGATTGAGGATGGCGGCGTGCGCTCGCACGTGACGCTGTATCAGCTTGCAGATCAGACACCGGCCTATCCGATGATTCGTTCAGTCATGCAAGATGGCCGTCCCATCGGCTGGGGAGCTTTGTCGGGGCTGACGGCGGATTTAGATATCCCGGGCAGACTCTATGCGGTCAATGACAGTTTTTATGCGATGCAGCCTACAATCTTCACGATTGATGCAACGACACAACCGGCAACCATAATCGCTGCAACGCCAGTTACCCGCAATGGCGTTCCGGCACAATTGCTGGATCTGGAAGGCATCACAAATGACGGCAAAGGCGGCTTCTGGCTCGCCTCGGAAGGCCGCACCGACCGGATGATCCCGCATGGCCTCTATCAAGTAACCGGAACGGGCGAAATCGAGCAACAGGTTCCCTTTCCAGCAGAGTTGCTGGCGGTGGAAAAACGCTTCGGCGCAGAGGGCATTGCCAGGGTCGGCGACCGCCTCTGGATTGCCATCCAGCGCAGTTGGGCGGATGACGCGGAAAACCGCGTCAAGCTGGTGTCATATGATATTGCCTCAAAGGAATGGGGCGCAGTGCTGTATCCCACCGAAGCTGCGAGCAGCGGCTGGATAGGCCTCTCGGAAATCACAGTTTTCGGTGATTTCGCTTATCTTGTTGAGCGCGACAACCAGATCGGGGCAAATGCAAAGGTCAAAAAGCTGTATCGCGTCGCCCTGTCTGAACTCGAACCGGCCCCGCTGGGCGGGGAATTACCAGTCGTCAACAAGGAAATGGTTCGCGATTTTCTGCCCGACATGAAAGCAACAGGCGGCTATGTGGTCGACAAGATTGAGGGATTTGCGATTGACGCATCTGGCGTCGGATTTGCTGTTACCGATAATGACGGAGTTGATGACAGCAACGGCGAGACATTGTTTTTCTCAACCGGGAATATGTAACGACACTCGCTGGTACTATTAGAAAGGCCCACACGCTGCAACGGTGTGGGCCTTTTCTTTAGCGGATCGGATTGACGCTGGCTTAGCCACGGCGTGCACTGCGAGCTACGCTGCGGATCTGGTAAGGTGCAATACCCAGATCGTCGAGTTCACGTGGCGACAGACGGGAAAGTTCGTCCATAGTTTTGCGATACTGGCGCCAGTTGCGGTAGGATTCTGTGATGGAAGAAAATGGCATTTAAGTCTCCGAATGTTTTGTCTAACGGTTTCAATTGATCAGGATTGTTGTGTTTCCCTGATGACCGTTACTTAGTGTGCGTTGCAGCATTTGAGGAGTGACAAAACAGCATGTCAGGCTTGCAGAAAACGCAGGCCTCAGACAAATTTGTGCGAAAGATCAAAGAGTTGTCATGTCTCGATTTCCTGAGATCGCCAGCCCTGCCGATTTCGCGAATTTCCAATACAGTTGTTACGATTATTTTCGACAGAAAGCCCTTTACGGCACTTTCCCGGGTGTCTCGACCTGCGTCTGACACGCTGGGCGATCCAAGACGAAAGGCTTGGAAGTTCACAGTTCGCTGTTGAGCATCGTATTCCATGACCAGACGCGAATTCAAAGACCGCAAATCCAACAAGGATGATGCGGCAATTAATACGCAGCTCAGTGCTCTACGACCACTTGCGTTCCAACGCGGACCCGTTTGAACAGCTCGGTGATGTCTTCATTCAGCATCCGGATACAGCCGTAAGATACGAACCGGCCGATCGAACTCGGCTTATTGGTGCCATGAATGGCGTAGTCGCCGCCTGAGAGTGTCAGCGCGGCGACACCCAATGGATTGTTAGGCGCCCCTCCCGGGATTATAGCCGGGAGGTTGGGCGAATCGCGTCTGATGGCAGGCGGAGGAGCCCAATTTGGGCTTACATGTTTGCCTTCAATGACGGAAGTGCCGGTCCACTGCCGTCCGACGCGCCCAACCCCTACCGGATAGCTAATGGCGCGTCCGCCCCTGATTACCAGGTAGAGCCGGCGTTCATTGGTTCGCACAACGATCGTGCCGCGCGCAACATCGCTTTTGAATGCAACCACCTTGCCGGCGGCGGCTGAGGGAACAGTGGCCAGGAAGGCAAAAATAAGCCCTGCGCCGACCGCGATGAGCGCAGTTGAAAACGGTCTGCGCGCGCCGGCAGTACGATGGCTCACCACTGGAAACGTATCCGTGCGTTGCCGGAATAGGTCTGCGAGTTTTCGGCGAACTGGCTGTTGACCGACCCGGCAAGCGAGAAGCCGCTCGCCATCATGAACTCGGCCCCGGCGGAGAGGAGCACGGAATCACGTTCAGCTGCGGCGCCGTCCACGGTGAAGCTGTCAGATCCGGGTAGCGCCTGGAATGTGGCGGTTGTGCTCGGCTGGGAGGAATAATCATGCGCCCAGGCAACGCGGCCGCTGAGCGTGAGCGACGCTCCGTAGCCGACCGCGAAGGCGTGGTCGAACCGCGTGCCGAGCTCCGTGCGGGTCGTGGTCGTCGTCTGCTCGTCGTAGTCCAGCGCGAATGCGCCTGTGTCACTGGTCTCGCTGTAGTCCGGCGTATGGAAGACCTGCACGCGCACGGCACCATAGGGCGTGAGCCCTCCAAAACGGTATCCGGCCTCAACGTGCCCGGCAATGTTGGAGGCGTCGAAATCCGCCGTATAGCGGGCGCCGTCGAATGCCGTCGTCCGCTCGGTCGATTCGTCGTGGTAAGCATAAGCGAGCGCCGCAGCGATGTAGGCCGCATCCAAATTGGTGCGGCTGTAAATGGCCCCTTGGAACATGTTGCTACTGCCGTTGCCGAAACCGTCCGCCAGGCTGTAACTGGTGGCACCGCCAGACAACGCCAGGCCAACCGTTGTGTCCTCTGTGATTTGGTAGTTGAGGCCGAAGACGACACCGTAATTGTCGCTCGACCGGTCGCGCGTACCTGATGCTGCATTGCCATCGACATCGCTGTCGCCACCATACAGGGCCGCCCAGACTCCCCAGCGACGCGGATCGGGTGCCGCCAACAGTGCGCCGCCAGAGGCCATAGCCATGTTGGCATCGGCGCCTTTCGAATTTTCCGGGGTCGCATAGCCGAGCACCATGAGGGTGTCGCGGCCGGGAGCAGTCTGATCACTCGGACCGCCCGGGCCGCTATCACCGCCGAAGCCCTGGTTGAGCACTGTATCGAGGAACGAATCCATCGCCTGCGTGCCGGTCGGCGTGACGCCGGTTGAGGCTTCCCCGGCAATCTGCGCGAGCGCATCCGCCAATTCGGCCGGCGTCAAGAAGTCGAGGACCTGGAACCCCAGCGGCAGGTCACCACCACCGGCGACGTAGTCGTCAATGACATCGGCGACATCCTGTGCACTATCAGACGCCATTTCATCCAGTTCATCCCCGATTACGACTTCGACCATCGCGCAGTCGACATACATTCCCCCAATTTCCGCTTCGAGGGCTTCGGCGACACTTATTCGGTTGGTGTCAAGCGTCACCGCAGCGTTGCGCGCCAGGGCAGCGCCGCAACTGATATTGGCACCAGTGTTCAGCGTGATGCTTGTCAGTGCAAGGATTCTTCCCTGAAACTCGGTAGCCGTTCCAAGTGTCGCGGAGCTGCCGACCCTGAAGAACACATTGTTGGGATTGGCGCCGCCGACCAACAAGATCTTCGCATTCGAGCCCGTGGTCAGTGTGGACGGTATATTGAAAATGAAAACTGCGTCCGGGTCGCCGCCTCCGTCGAGGGTGAGTTCCCCATTTATTTGGGCAGAGGAGTCAAAACTGTAAACTCCTGGATTGAGAGACTGGCCACTTCCTACAATAGCTGTCAGGCTGGCGGTCGCGGGCCTTCCTGCCAGAACATTGTAGGCAGTGGTCAGATCGGCTTTCGCCTGCACAGCGACACCGTTGGTTACATATCTGGTATAAGGGAAAACTACGCTCCCGGGTGGGAACCCGGTGATCGCGGAGCCCGGGCTTAGGCCGATATTTCCGTTTATGACGGTGGGACCAGTATTGGTGATCTCCGATCCGGCCAGGACCCCAAAGGTCTCCAGCGACTGGGCCTCGGCCCGGGGCGCGAGGGCGAAAGTGGAAATTGCTAAAACGGCTGCAGTGGTTGTGCGAATTCTCAAGTCAATTACTCCAAGTCTCGATTCACTTACCAAAGTCTCAATTCACTGACCCCAAAACGTCGAATCCCGGGGGGCGCGTTCAACACTCTTAAAATGGTTTGGACTGGCTCAATCATTCGGCGATTTGCTCGCGGATGGTGCGAGACCACACAGGAGCAGATCACCGAAGGATTGAGCGGCGTATTGGTCAGTTAGCAGGTTGTTGAAAAAAGATTTCAGGCGTGAGAGGCAAGAAAATGTTTTCGCCCATAGCCCTTCAAAGCAAAATTAGTCCAAGAAACAATCGAAATCAAATTTCCATTTGCGATTCTACAGTAATCTATCCACCCAGTTTCGACCTTTTCAGAAACTTGTTAGATTAGGCATCGCCCCGCAAAAAAATTAGCACAAGAAACCAAAGGTTGCAACGTCATTTCCGAGTTCTGAACTAAGTGTCTGTACGAGTAATTGAGTGAAAGTAGCGCATTTGAATCTCCTTGTCTGGGGTAGAACATGGAGGATGGAAATGGTGCGGATCCTTTCAC from Pararhizobium sp. IMCC3301 includes the following:
- a CDS encoding esterase-like activity of phytase family protein; its protein translation is MHQTFKFAMLAALLTGLSPTAALAEAVFNRISSFPVNTNIPPNMDPKTESSAEIISATADENMLIYSDSPLSGIGLVDISDASAPKAAGFVPVDGEPTSVSVAGNYALIGVNTSDSYTTPSGKLAVLNIATGTIELSCELTGQPDSIAISPDKSFLAIAIENERDEDLNDGIIPQLPAGNVMLFSLTSGLPDCDSRRIVDLSGLADIAGSDPEPEFVDINSLNEIVVTMQENNHIAVIDSMTAQVKSHFSAATVDLRNIDIEEEGALTFDGTLLAVRREPDAVQWLDDERFVTANEGDYQGGSRSFTIFSKTGEVLYESGLDFEYRVAMAGHYPEKRSANKGAEPEGLEVASYNGETFIFVLSERGSVIGVYRDTGSVPEFVQLLPTGLAPEGAIALPRRNLLAVANEADLIEDGGVRSHVTLYQLADQTPAYPMIRSVMQDGRPIGWGALSGLTADLDIPGRLYAVNDSFYAMQPTIFTIDATTQPATIIAATPVTRNGVPAQLLDLEGITNDGKGGFWLASEGRTDRMIPHGLYQVTGTGEIEQQVPFPAELLAVEKRFGAEGIARVGDRLWIAIQRSWADDAENRVKLVSYDIASKEWGAVLYPTEAASSGWIGLSEITVFGDFAYLVERDNQIGANAKVKKLYRVALSELEPAPLGGELPVVNKEMVRDFLPDMKATGGYVVDKIEGFAIDASGVGFAVTDNDGVDDSNGETLFFSTGNM
- a CDS encoding DUF1127 domain-containing protein produces the protein MPFSSITESYRNWRQYRKTMDELSRLSPRELDDLGIAPYQIRSVARSARRG
- a CDS encoding L,D-transpeptidase; the protein is MSHRTAGARRPFSTALIAVGAGLIFAFLATVPSAAAGKVVAFKSDVARGTIVVRTNERRLYLVIRGGRAISYPVGVGRVGRQWTGTSVIEGKHVSPNWAPPPAIRRDSPNLPAIIPGGAPNNPLGVAALTLSGGDYAIHGTNKPSSIGRFVSYGCIRMLNEDITELFKRVRVGTQVVVEH
- a CDS encoding ice-binding family protein gives rise to the protein MRIRTTTAAVLAISTFALAPRAEAQSLETFGVLAGSEITNTGPTVINGNIGLSPGSAITGFPPGSVVFPYTRYVTNGVAVQAKADLTTAYNVLAGRPATASLTAIVGSGQSLNPGVYSFDSSAQINGELTLDGGGDPDAVFIFNIPSTLTTGSNAKILLVGGANPNNVFFRVGSSATLGTATEFQGRILALTSITLNTGANISCGAALARNAAVTLDTNRISVAEALEAEIGGMYVDCAMVEVVIGDELDEMASDSAQDVADVIDDYVAGGGDLPLGFQVLDFLTPAELADALAQIAGEASTGVTPTGTQAMDSFLDTVLNQGFGGDSGPGGPSDQTAPGRDTLMVLGYATPENSKGADANMAMASGGALLAAPDPRRWGVWAALYGGDSDVDGNAASGTRDRSSDNYGVVFGLNYQITEDTTVGLALSGGATSYSLADGFGNGSSNMFQGAIYSRTNLDAAYIAAALAYAYHDESTERTTAFDGARYTADFDASNIAGHVEAGYRFGGLTPYGAVRVQVFHTPDYSETSDTGAFALDYDEQTTTTTRTELGTRFDHAFAVGYGASLTLSGRVAWAHDYSSQPSTTATFQALPGSDSFTVDGAAAERDSVLLSAGAEFMMASGFSLAGSVNSQFAENSQTYSGNARIRFQW